In the genome of Mixta calida, the window CGTTTTTCCCCTGATATTGCAGAGCGAAGTCCAGGCCTTCCACCAGACCGAAGAAGTTGGTGTTGCGGTAGGTGGCGACGCCGTTGGTGCGGGTCAGCATGTAGACATCGGCGGAAGTATAGGCGGTGGCGCCGAACTCCGGCATCATATCGGTGATCGCTTCCACGTCGTAAATCAGACCGTAGTTGCGGCCGTAATCGAATGAGCCGTAGCCGCCCGCTTTAATACCGGCGAAGCCCAGACGGGTTTTGTTGCCGACGTTGGAGTCGCTTTCCGGGTTGTTGAGGTTGTACTGATATTCCCACTGGCCATAGCCGGTCAGCAGTTCGTTAATCTGGGTCTGGCCTTTGAAGCCGATACGCACGTAGGACTTGTCAGCGTTGTTGCTGGCGTTGGTTTCCGCATCGCTGATGTAGCGCATTGCTTTCAGTTTGCCGTAGAAATCCAGCTTGTTGCCGTCTTTGTTGTACACTTCGGCGGCCTGGGCGGCGGAGCTCAGAGCCAGTGCGGAGATCAGCAGTGCCAGTGCGTTCTTTTTCATTTGTTATCTATCCCGATGAGTAAAAAAATAAAAAGTTTTGAGACTTCTTGTAAAAAACAGGAACGTTTTTACCGGGATTGTGTGAATGTTTTATGAAGCTTTTCCGCTTTTCTTGTGAAGGGCGAACTTTTGGTCTACACCGCTGTCGGCAATTTTCCACGCTTTTCCTGCGCTGACGGTTGGCTTCCATCCTGACTCCTGATAAAACGTCCCTTCAAAGACATTTTTACTACGGCAGGAAAACATGAGCGGCAGTCAGACCCTGGTGGTCAAACTGGGGACCAGCGTGCTGACCGGCGGATCGCGTCGGTTAAATCGGGCACATATTGTGGAGTTAGTTCGTCAGTGCGCGCAGCTGCACGCGGCGGGCCATCGAATTGTGATCGTGACCTCCGGCGCCATGGCCGCCGGACGTGAACACCTGGGCTACCCGGAACTGCCGCCTACCATCGCCTCAAAGCAGCTGCTGGCTGCGGTGGGGCAGAGCCGTTTGATCCAACTGTGGGAACAGCTGTTCTCCATCTACGGCATCAATATCGGGCAGATGCTGCTGACGCGCGCGGATATGGAAGATCGCGAACGCTTCCTGAACGCGCGCGATACGCTGCGCGCGCTGCTGGATAACAATATCGTGCCGGTGATCAACGAGAACGACGCGGTGGCGACGGCGGAGATCAAAGTCGGCGACAATGATAATTTATCGGCGCTGGCGGCGATCCTGGCGGGCGCCGATAAGCTGCTGCTGCTGACCGATCAGCAAGGGCTGTTTACCGCCGATCCGCGCAGCAATCCGCAGGCGGAGCTGATCAGCGACGTTCACGCCATCGATGACGCGCTGCGCACCATCGCCGGCGACAGCGTCTCCGGGCTGGGCACCGGCGGCATGAGCACCAAGCTCCAGGCGGCGGACGTCGCCTGCCGCGCCGGCATCGATGTGATTATCGCCGCGGGCAGCCGTCCGGGCGTGATTGGCGACGTGACGGAGGGCAAGCCGGTCGGCACCCGTTTCCATGCGCAGCAGTCGCCGCTGGAGATGCGCAAGCGCTGGATTTTCGGCGCGCCGCCTGCGGGCGAGATCGTGATCGACGACGGCGCGCTGTCGGCGGTGCTGGAGCGCGGCAGTTCGCTGCTGCCAAAGGGCATTCGCGAGGTAAGCGGCAACTTCTCCCGTGGCGAAGTGATCCGCATTCGCAGCCTGCTGGGCCGCGATATCGCCCACGGCGTGTCACGTTATAACAGCGATGCGCTGCGCATGATTGCCGGTCATCACAGCCAGGAAATCAGTGATATCCTGGGATATGAATATGGTCCGGTTGCGATGCACCGTGACGACATGATTGTCAGCTAAGGGGGCATGAATGCTGGAAGAAATGGGCAAGGCGGCCAAAGCGGCCTCATATCAGCTCGCCACGCTGACCACCGCGGAGAAAAACCGCGTTCTGATGACCATCGCCGACCAGCTGGAAGCGCAGAGCGCGGCTATCCTCGCGGCCAATGAGCAGGATCTGGCAGATGCGCGCGGTAACGGCCTGAGCGAGGCGCTGCTGGACCGTCTGATGCTGAACCCGGCGCGCCTGAAGGGCATCGCCGATGATGTGCGCCAGGTATGCCGCCTGGCCGATCCGGTCGGCCAACTGATCGACGGTGGCCAGCTGGACAGCGGGCTGCGTATTGAACGCCGCCGCGTGCCGCTGGGCGTGGTCGGCGTTATTTATGAAGCGCGCCCCAACGTGACGGTGGACGTGGCGTCGCTCTGCCTGAAAACCGGCAACGCCGTGATTCTGCGCGGCGGTAAAGAGACATACCGCACCAACGGCGCCACGGTGCGCGTGATTCAGTCCGCGCTGGCGCAGCACGGCCTGCCCGCTGGCGCGGTGCAGGCGATTGAAAGCCCGGATCGCGAGCTGGTGAACCAGCTGCTGAAGCTGGATCGCTATGTGGATATGCTGATTCCGCGCGGCGGGGCGGGGCTGCACAAGCTGTGCCGCGAGCAGTCGACCATTCCGGTGATCACCGGCGGCATCGGCGTTTGCCATATCTATATCGACGCCGACTTTGAGCCGGAAGCGGCGCTGAACGTCATCGTCAACGCGAAAAAACAGCGTCCCAGCGCCTGCAACTCGGTCGAGACGCTGCTGATCAACGCCGCCGTCGCCGACGCTTTTCTGCCGGCGCTGAGTCAGCGTATGGCGCAGGAGGGCGTTAAGCTGCACGCAGACGAACGCTCCCTGCCGCTGTTGCAGCAGGGGCCAGCCGAGGTGGAAGCGGTGAAGGCGGAGCAGTATGACGACGAATGGCTGTCGCTCGATTTGAACGTGCGCGTCGTCGCCGATATGGATGAGGCGATTGCGCATATCCGCGAGCATGGCACCCAGCATTCCGACGCGATTCTGACGCGCGACACGCGCGCCGCCGATCGGTTTGTCCGACAGGTGGATTCCTCGGCGGTCTATGTCAACGCCAGCACCCGCTTCACCGACGGCGGCCAGTTCGGTCTGGGCGCGGAAGTGGCGGTCAGCACACAGAAGCTGCACGCGCGCGGCCCGATGGGGCTGGAGGCGCTCACAACCTATAAGTGGATTGGCTACGGCGACGATACCATCCGGGCGTAACGGGCAGGACAACGGCTTGTGGTTGGCTAAGTGTGTAGCGGAGCGGCTGTAGCGCTGGCTTGTTCTCAGATGAAAAACCGCCCGCTGGCGACAAAAGCAGCATCCGATGCGGCGCCTCTTGACTCAGGCGCCGCTTTTTTTTAACGTTACAGCCCGTAGCATCCCTTCCCAAAGCCGGTATAGCTCAGTTGGTAGAGCAGCGCATTCGTAATGCGAAGGTCGTAGGTTCGACTCCTATTACCGGCACCAGTTAAATCAAGCACTTATCGGCCATTTATATAAATCACGTTTTCCTCTTGTGCCATATTTGTGCCATGACGGTTCAGAATGGTGCCGATTTTGCTCGCGTGTTCACTCAAGTGGCTGGCTGAGAGATGAGCGTATCTCTGAACTATTTCCAGCGTTTCCCCATCCTCCTGTGGACCGGCCCGGACGTTTCTGCTGTCTTCTGCGGCTTCATGATGCTGTTTTCCAGGCTCTGCAGCGTGGTAAAGTCTTATTACCAGAGGCCAGAACGTATAGGTAAATACAGAGGGAAAGACAGTATGAAAGATATCCCTAATCTTTATAAAAAAATCGTTACAGGACAAGAGAAATGACCGTAATGAAAAAATACCTGGTAGTAACTTCTGTTTTTTTATTGGCCGGTTGTCCTGGGCCTGGCGATCGTATGGTGTCCCGAACACCTACTACAACGATAATAAAAGATAATCACGTTTGCATTCTGTCTCCTTTAAGTCCCGGCGAGCAGGTGACTGCTGTTCAAATTTATAGTGATAAAGGTCGTGAGCTTATCAAGACTTTTGATGACAATCCGCTTTATATTCAAAAGGGTGACTGTTTGCCGGTTTTTGGCTATCAGTTTATTGCTGAAGAGAAATATTCAATTGCATATGATATTAAAACATTAAAATCAAAACATTATTTGATTACCGCCACGTTCTCCATAGCAAAAACGGGTATGGTTATGAATGGAAATAATAAGCAGAAAGATAGTTTGTAATGATTATCAGGCTTCATTGATTTATGTCAATACACCGTATTGCTGGAAGGTTTGAAAGTCACTGGCGTTAATTGTTAGGTGCCTGATAATAAGTTGGCTGGCAATGATAACATGGACCATATTGAAAGTATCAGCATCCAATACGA includes:
- the proB gene encoding glutamate 5-kinase — its product is MSGSQTLVVKLGTSVLTGGSRRLNRAHIVELVRQCAQLHAAGHRIVIVTSGAMAAGREHLGYPELPPTIASKQLLAAVGQSRLIQLWEQLFSIYGINIGQMLLTRADMEDRERFLNARDTLRALLDNNIVPVINENDAVATAEIKVGDNDNLSALAAILAGADKLLLLTDQQGLFTADPRSNPQAELISDVHAIDDALRTIAGDSVSGLGTGGMSTKLQAADVACRAGIDVIIAAGSRPGVIGDVTEGKPVGTRFHAQQSPLEMRKRWIFGAPPAGEIVIDDGALSAVLERGSSLLPKGIREVSGNFSRGEVIRIRSLLGRDIAHGVSRYNSDALRMIAGHHSQEISDILGYEYGPVAMHRDDMIVS
- the proA gene encoding glutamate-5-semialdehyde dehydrogenase, yielding MLEEMGKAAKAASYQLATLTTAEKNRVLMTIADQLEAQSAAILAANEQDLADARGNGLSEALLDRLMLNPARLKGIADDVRQVCRLADPVGQLIDGGQLDSGLRIERRRVPLGVVGVIYEARPNVTVDVASLCLKTGNAVILRGGKETYRTNGATVRVIQSALAQHGLPAGAVQAIESPDRELVNQLLKLDRYVDMLIPRGGAGLHKLCREQSTIPVITGGIGVCHIYIDADFEPEAALNVIVNAKKQRPSACNSVETLLINAAVADAFLPALSQRMAQEGVKLHADERSLPLLQQGPAEVEAVKAEQYDDEWLSLDLNVRVVADMDEAIAHIREHGTQHSDAILTRDTRAADRFVRQVDSSAVYVNASTRFTDGGQFGLGAEVAVSTQKLHARGPMGLEALTTYKWIGYGDDTIRA
- a CDS encoding putative T6SS immunity periplasmic lipoprotein, yielding MTVMKKYLVVTSVFLLAGCPGPGDRMVSRTPTTTIIKDNHVCILSPLSPGEQVTAVQIYSDKGRELIKTFDDNPLYIQKGDCLPVFGYQFIAEEKYSIAYDIKTLKSKHYLITATFSIAKTGMVMNGNNKQKDSL